In one window of Serinus canaria isolate serCan28SL12 chromosome 18, serCan2020, whole genome shotgun sequence DNA:
- the RHBDL3 gene encoding rhomboid-related protein 3 yields the protein MGDRLPEPHASSSPAVAASSEAEEIEVLDSEDVLPMAAEDFDPDNTGYISTEKFRSLLQRHGSELDPHKLEVLLALADSNSEGRICYQDFVNLMSNKRSNSFRQAILQGNRRLCSKALLEETGLSLSQRLIRHVAYETLPREIDRKWYYDSYTCCPPPWFMITITIVEVAFFLYNGVVLDRFVLQVSHPLYLKNALLYHPQLRAQAWRYLTYIFMHAGIEHLGLNVVLQLLVGVPLEMVHGAARISFVYVAGVVAGSLAVSVADMRAPVVGSSGGVYALVSAHLANIVMNWSGMKCQFKLLRMAVALICMSFEFGRAVWLRFHPSAYPPCPHPSFMAHLGGVMVGITLGVIILRNYEQRLQDQTLWWIFLSIYVIFVLFAIFWNIFAYSLLDLKLPPPP from the exons TTTGATCCTGACAACACTGGCTACATCAGCACGGAGAAATTCCGCTCCCTCCTCCAGAGGCACGGCTCGGAGCTGGACCCCCACAAGCTGGAGGTCCTGCTAGCCCTGGCAGACAGCAACTCTGAGGGGAGGATCTGCTACCAGGACTTCGTCAACCTG ATGAGCAACAAAAGGTCGAACAGTTTCCGCCAGGCCATCCTGCAGGGGAACAGGAGGCTGTGCAGCAAGGCCCTGCTGGAGGAGACGGGGCTGAGCCTCTCGCAGAGGCTGATCCGGCATGTGGCCTACGAGACCCTGCCGCGGGAGATCGACCGCAAGTGGTACTATGACAGCTACACCTGCTGCCCCCCGCCCTGGTTCATGATCACCATCACTATTGTAGAG gttgccttttttctttacaaTGGAGTGGTCTTAGACAGATTTGTGCTGCAAGTCAGCCACCCTTTGTACCTGAAGAATGCATTACTGTACCATCCCCAGCTTCGGGCCCAGGCTTGGAGGTACCTAACCTACATATTCATGCATGCAGG GATAGAACACCTTGGGCTCAATGTTGTCCTTCAGCTCTTGGTTGGGGTTCCTCTGGAAATGGTGCACGGAGCTGCAAGGATCAGTTTTGTGTACGTTGCAGGAGTTGTGGCAG ggtccctggcagtgtcagTGGCTGACATGAGGGCGCCGGTGGTGGGCTCCTCTGGAGGTGTGTATGCTCTTGTCTCTGCTCACCTGGCCAATATTGTAATG AACTGGTCAGGAATGAAGTGCCAATTCAAACTGCTGCGCATGGCTGTTGCCTTGATCTGTA TGAGCTTTGAATTTGGAAGAGCCGTGTGGCTGCGATTCCACCCCTCTGCTTACCCCCCATGCCCCCACCCCAGCTTCATGGCTCATCTGGGAGGGGTGATGGTTGGAATCACCCTTGGTGTTATCATCCTGAGGAACTATGAGCAGAGACTCCAAGATCAGACTTTATGGTGGATCTTCCTTTCTATTTATGTCATTTTTGTCTTGTTTGCCAtcttctggaatatttttgccTACAGTCTGTTGGATCTAAAGCTACCTCCCCCTCCTTGA